The Opitutus sp. DNA window GGGGTGTCACCAACTCATTCGTGATGGCGCGACATTACTCACCTGCGTGGACGATATTCTGTCAGAGTTAAACTACCTCGATGGTCTTCGGCCTTCATCGATACCGGAAAAGACAACCGGCGGAACCGCGCTGGCGGCATCGAATCTCACGCCTGATGAAAAGTTGGTGTACGGGTGTTTTTCTGGAGGGGCAATAATCAGCATGGATCAAGTAAGCTCGCAAACGGGCCAACCGATTGGGCAACTGTCGGCTTCGCTGATGATGCTGGAGCTGAAACGTCTGATCGCAAAACGAGCAGACGGAACATACGAAGCGCGCTGAGCAAAGGCGCAGGTGCTAGGCCTAAAAACGAAGAAGCCCCGTAAACTGCTTTCGCAATCTACGGGGCATAAACCTGGCAACAACCTACTCTCGCGGGGCCTAACGCCCTACTACCATTGGCTGCTCGGGGCTTAACGGCCGTGTTCGGGATGGGAACGGGTGGAACCCCCGGCAAATAATCACCAGGAAAACTGAATCCAAAGTATAAACTTTGGATAATTGGATAATAAAGACTAAGTCCTAAATAGTATTACTTAAAAGTAAGTGAAATAAACGCCTAGAGAGGCTGTCTGCATAAACCGATAAGGTTATTAGTAGCAGTAAACTGAACGTATCGCTACGCTTACATTTCTGCCCTATCAACCGGGTGGTCTACCCGGACCTTACACCGTCTTGCGACGGATTGTGATCTTATCTTGGGATGGGCTTGGCGCTTAGATGCTTTCAGCGCTTATCCCTTCCGAACATAGCTACCCGGCGCTGCCACTGACGTGACAACCGGAACACCAGAGGTTCGTCATTCTCGGTCCTCTCGTACTAGAGAATGAACCCCTCAAATCACAAACGCCCACAGCGGATAGAGGACCGAACTGTCTCACGACGTTCTGAACCCAGCTCGCGTACCACTTTAATCGGCGAACAGCCGAACCCTTGGGACCTTCTCCAGCCCCAGGATGTGATGAGCCGACATCGAGGTGCCAAACCGCGCCGTCGCTGTGAACGCTTGGGCGCGATCAGCCTGTTATCCCTAGCGTACCTTTTGTCCTATGAGCGATGGCGATTCCACATTCAACCACCGGATCACTTGAACCTGCTTTCGCAACTGATCGACTTGTAGGTCTCACAGTAAAGCCCCCTTATACTCATGCGCTCTATAGCCCGATTACCGACCGGGCCGAGGGGACCTTCGTAATCCTCCGTTACTTTTTGGGAGGATTCCGCCCCAGAAAAACTGACCTGCTATCACTGTCCCACAACCAGTTAATGGTATGAGGTTAGACGCCTAATCAACATAGAGTGGTATTTCACATTGTGACTCTGCCTGATCCTGAAACCAAGCTTCAAAGTCTCCCACCTATTCTACGCAATGAAAATCAAGCGACAATAACAGCTTACAGTAAAGGTGCATAGGGTCTTTCCGTCCTGCTGCGGGTAGGCGGCATCTTCACCGCCACTACAATTTCACCGAGCTTCTCTCCGAGACAGTCATCAACTCGTTACACGATTCGTGCGGGTCGGAACTTACCCGACAAGGAATTTCGCTACCTTAGGACCGTTATAGTTACGGCCGACATTCACGGGGGCTTAGACGCGAAGCTTGCACCTCACGCTTTCACCTTTCCGCATTGGTCACGTGTCACTCCCTATACGTCGTCTTGCGACTTAGCAGAGAGCTGTGTTTTTGCTAAACAGTCGGTTGATGCGCTTAGCTGCGGCCCCTCGCGGGGCACCCCTTATACCGAAGATACGGGGTCAATTTGCCGAGTTCCTTAGAGAGATTTCACTCGCGCGCCTTAGTATACTCAACTATTCCACCTGTGTCGGTTTACGGTACGGGCACTTCATAAACTAACTCCGAAGCTTTTCTTGGAAGCATGGTATCGGACAATCTCCCTCGGCCGTGGCTTTGGGATCCCATCGTCATTCACATTAAGCAGGTATTTTATCCCCTGCGAAGCTACTGACTTGGACGACGATTCAACACGTCGCTGTACTAACCTTCTCCGTCACTCCTGAGGTCAAACGTTTATGTAGTGGTGCAGGAATATTAAACCTGCTTGGCATCGATTATTCCTTACGGCCTCATCTTAGCACCCGACTAACCCTGGGAGGACGAACCTTCCCCAGGAATCCTTGGAATTAAGGCGAGATGGATTTTAACCATCTTTATCGTTACTTATGTCTGCATTCTCACTTCCAAGCGCTCCATGGTCGGTTGCCCCTTCCACTTCGCTGCACTTGGAACGCTTTCCTACCACTTAACCTTGCGGTTAAATCCATAGCTTCGGTATACGGCTTAAGTCCCGATCATTTTCGGCGCAAATTCGCTCGATGGGTCAGCTGTTACGCACTGTTTAAATGATGGCTGCCTCTAAGCCAACATCCCCATTGTCTAAGCAAATTCACATCCTTTTTCACTGAGCCGTATTTTGGGACCTTAACTGATGGTCTGGATTATTCTCCTTTTGACAATGCAGGTTAGCCCGCACTGTCTGACTCCCGAGCTTCACTCGATGGTATTCGGAGTTTAATTAAGTTCAGTACCCCGGTAGGGGCCCTAGCTTATTTAGTGCTCTACCTCCATCGATCAGCACTCGAGGCTATACCCAAATATATTTCGGAAAGAACCAGCTATCAGGGGGTTTGATTAGTCTTTCGCTCCTAACCACAAGTCATCCGACAATTTCTCAAGATTGACCGGTTCGGACCTCCACTTTGTTTTACCAAAGTTTCATCCTGCTCATGGTTAGATCACCTCCCCTTCGGGTCTAATGCCAGCAACTAGGCGCCCTATTCAGACTCGCTTTCGCTGCGCCTCCACCGCTGAGCGGCTTAGGCTTGCTACGGGCATTAACTCGCAGACTCATTATACAAAAGGCAGGCCGTCACCCGACAAGCGGGCTCCGACTGACTTGTTAGCAATCGATTTCAGTTACTATTTCACTCCCCTAACAGGGGTGCTTTTCACCTTTCCCTCGCGGTACTAGTTCACTATCGGTCGACATCGAGTATTTAGCCTTATGCCGTGGTCGGCATGGATTCACACGGGGTTTCACGTGTCCCGTGCTACTCAGGATACCACTAAGTATGTTTAAGTTTTCGGTTACGGGACTGTCACCCTCTTTGGTCACTCTTTCCAGAGTGTTTACCTAACTATCACAAGTCTACGGTGTGGTCCTACAACCCCGAAAGGATAAATCCCTTCGGTTTGGGCTGTTCCGCTTTCGCTCGCCACTACTTACGGAATCGATTCTCATTATTTTCCTGCGGATACTGAGATGTTTCACTTCTCCGCGTATTGCTTTACCGGTCCTATGTATTCAGACCAGAATGACAGCGTATAATCGCTGCCGGGTTTCCCCATTCGGAAATCTTCGGATCAAAGCGTGCGTGCCGCTCCCCGAAGCTTATCGCAGCTTGCTGCGTCCTTCATCGCCTGATGTCGCCAAGGCATCCATCGATTGCTGTAACTGGTTTATGCAGACAAACCTACTTCTAGGCGTTTATTTTACTCACTTTTCTCTAACACTATTTTAGACTTAGACTTTCAAAGAACGAAATTGTTTTACTACTTGTGTGCCATATTTTCCGCTTTCTCCACTTATTTTTCTTCGTGCTTATCGAATAAAAATGGTGGGCCCAGACGGATTTGAACCATCGACCCTGCGCTTATCAAGCGCATGCTCTAACCAACTGAGCTATGAGCCCAATGGAAAATGATGCCATATGGTTTTGACTAAATTGGTGGAGTCGGACGGGATCGAACCGACGACGTCCTGCTTGCAAAGCAGGTGCTCTACCAACTGAGCTACGACCCCTTATGGTGTAGTATACTTTTAATGAACATTTACTTTTGAAATTTACTTTGTGCGATCAATCGAGACCCAGAAGACAGCTGGTTTTACCCAACAGCTTCCTTCGACCATGAGAGGCAAACCGAAGTTTGACTCTCTCTCCTTAGAAAGGAGGTGATCCAACCGCAGGTTCCCCTACGGTTACCTTGTTACGACTTCGTCCCAATCACCAGCCTCACCTTAGGGCGCCGCCTCCCTTGCGGGTTGGCTAACGCACTTCGGGCGAAACCGGCTTTCATGACGTGACGGGCGGTGTGTACAAGGCCCGGGAACGTATTCACGGCGCCGTAGCTGATGCGCCATTACTAGCGATTCCAACTTCATGTAGTCGAGTTGCAGACTACAATCCGAACTGGGCCCGGTTTTTAGGATTTGCTCCACCTCGCGGTATTGCGTCCCTCTGTACCGGGCATTGTAGTACGTGTGCAGCCCTAGCCGTAAGGGCCATCCTGACTTGACGTCATCCCCACCTTCCCACCCTCAAAGAGGGTTTGTCTCCTTAGAGTGCCCAACTTAATGATGGCAACTAAGGACAGGGGTTGCGCTCGTTGCGCGACTTAACGCAACATCTCACGACACGAGCTGACGACAGCCATGCAGCACCTGTGCACCAGTCCCGAAGGAAAGGACCCTTTCAGGTCCGGTCTAGTGCATGTCAAGGCTAGGTAAGGTTCTTCGCGTTGCATCGAATTAAGCCACATACTCCACCGCTTGTGCGGGCCCCCGTCAATTCCTTTGAGTTTTAGTCTTGCGACCGTAGTCCTCAGGCGGCACACTTAACGCGTTAGCTTGGGCCCTGAAGGGGTCGAATCCTCCAAGACCTAGTGTGCACCGTTTAGGGCATGGACTACAGGGGTATCTAATCCCTTTTGCTCCCCATGCTTTCGTGCCTGAGCGTCAGCTATTGTCCAGGAAGTCGCCTTCGCCTCTGGTGTTCCTCATGATATCTACGCATTTCACTGCTACACCATGAATTCCACTTCCCTCTCCAATGCTCTAGTCGTGTAGTTTCAGACGCAGTTCCGGAGTTAAGCTCCGGGATTTCACATCTGACACACACGACCGCCTGCGCACCCTTTACGCCCAGTGAATCCGAATAACGCTTGCAGTCTCTGTATTACCGCGGCTGCTGGCACAGAGTTAGCCACTGCTTCCTCTCCGGGTTAAGTCAGACTGCATACGATTAATATGCAGTGTTTCTTCCCCGGTGACAGAGGTTTACGACCCGAAGGCCTTCGTCCCTCACGCGGCGTCGCACCATCAGGCTTTCGCCCATTGTGAATGATTCGAAACTGCTGCCACCCGTAGGTGTCTGGACCGTGTCTCAGTTCCAGTGTGACTGGTCATCCTCTCAGACCAGCTACCCGTCTTAGCCTTGGTGAGCCGTTACCTCGCCAACTAGCTGATAGGCCGCGAACTCCTCTTCTAGCGTCAGGCCTTGCGGTCCCCGACTTTAATATAAATCTCATGAGAGATTCAATCACATGCGGTATTAATTCGCCTTTCGGCGAGCTATTCCACACTAAAAGGTAGATTGTTCACGTGTTACGCACCCGTTCGCCACTGCCTTTCAAATGTATTGCTACACCTGAAAAACCGTTCGACTTGCATGTCTTAACCACGCCGCCAGCGTTCATTCTGAGCCAGGATCAAACTCTCCGAAAAAGAGAGTTCAGAACCTAGTGATTCTTGAACTACTAGGGTACAATCCATAAGACTGTACCCATATTTGGAATAATATAATTTTTGATTGGGGGTCCCAATCAATCGCACAAAGTAAATTTCAAAGAGCTCCTATAATTAAATAGGATTTATCCCTCTACTCGTTTCTTCGCCTTATATACTGCTTTAGTCTTCTTCAGTTACCTGCCTCAAACTTCATCAGTATTTAGCGGAAAAACCTTCAAGGAACTTCCCTCCGACTCGCTTCGCTTGCTGCGTTGCTCGTCGACGGGAGGACAGAAAATGCAAATCACTCGCCCGCCTTCAAGAACTTTCTTCAGGAAAATCAAAACTTACTTTTAAGATACTGTTAAACAGTTACTTAAAAACAAAGATTTTCGTAAACCCGTGTATACTCCGTTCCTCAAAAAACCAAAAACCTACCTTAAATCATACACGTAATTGATTAAAAACTACGCTATTAGCTAGGTAAAACGCGCGTTTTACGGTCCCGCTCAATTTCAGCCGATTTTTACAAAGGTTAAAATGGTATGGGTTGGCTCGCTACTCCTTTCTCCATTCATTAACGGAACATGGCCGCCTTGAGCTTGGACTCGGGCGCTTTGAGCTTAGAACACTGAACGGGGGGGCCAGGGATTACAGCCCAGGGTCTTTTGTTTTAGCGAGGAAGGTTTGAGGCAAGGGAGAGACAGCGAGAGGGATTTGAGTGGAGAGTTTCGATGATGGAAGGAGTCGAGGAGGAAGGAAAAAAGGAGGCGAACAGGCGCAGGACGGCACTACGAAGCAGGGCCAGGTTGGCTAGGGCATTGACGTTGCGAGTGCGAGACTGGTCCTCGCCGAAGAGGGCGTCGCGGCGCCAGTGGTTGCGGTTTTCAACTCCGGCCCAGTGACCGCGGATCAAGCCCAGCCATTGTGCCGGGGCATGCGAGTCGGGCGGGCGGCTCGACAGGTAGTATCGCGTAAGCGGTTTACCCTCACCGGTGCGCTTGATCACGCGGTGTGAGCGCACGATGAGCAGCGTGCGCACGAAGGGTGGCCCGATCGTGGCGGGCTCAAGGGCCAGGGCCGTCAACTCCCACTGGTTGATGCGTCCGTGGCCAGGTTCGGTGTGGGCAAAAAAGGGGAGCCAGGGAGATCGCAGGCCTGAGCGCAGGCGTGCATCTTGGGCTGGTTACCCTTCAGTTGCAGCAGGTAATCGCCGCCGCGTTCGACGATGGCACGAGCCGTGTCTTTTTGGCAGTGCAGGGCGTCGGCGGTGATCAGTTTTTCGTCCAGGGCCGGACCGTTGAGGATCGCCTGGGTAGCGCTGGGTTGTTCGCTGCGAGCGGTACCCTCTTTTTGGTCGATGACCGCCACCGTATACGGCGTTCCGTCCTCGTGGTCGGCCAGGGTCAGCAGGCCCACTTGATTGCGGATCATCTTGCCGTCCATGGCTAGGGCCAGGGGTAAATTGCCGGCCTGGGCGGCCAGCCAGCCACTGAGTTTTTCGGCGAAGCAGGTCGGATCGAGCCGGGTGAGGACCTGATAAAAAACACCGTACCCAGGCACCGACCAGAAAGCTTTCGTCCCGGCCTTGCGCGGCAGGCACAGCTCGCGGCGCTGGGCTTGGCTGAGGGTGGTGGCAAAGCGCGCGATCTCGGCGATTTCGCGCCGGCCGGCCATCAGTGCCATGGCCACCAGCGTGAGCACTGGGCCGATACGAAACGTGGTGTTGGCCCCGCGCGGGTCGGGCACCGTGCGCAAGAGCTCCAGCAGGCTGCACATTTGCGCGACTCGCAGTGGCATCGTGCCCGAGGGGGCTGCTCGCAGCCCGGCCCGGTGCTCCTCGGGTAAATCCGCCCCGCGCAAGCAGCCTCGCGCGTTAGCCTTGAGCTCGCGCATCCACAGCTTCTTGGGACTGTCGTTGGCCACGTAAAAGTCCGCCCGGTGCCGACTGTAACCGGCACTCGTGCCCACAGCCGTCCAGTTGCTCGCCTTGTAGCAGGTCCCCTCAAAGCACTCCGGATCGGTAAAGGTTTCGGCGAGCAGCGGGGTGTAACCAAACTCGCCGTGCCAATGCCCTGCGAGTTCTCGCAGCACCAACCCGAGCACCTGCGAAGCCAGGTTCGGCTCGGAACCCTTCGGGGTGAGCAGAAGGAATCTCCTGTTCTGCACAATCAGACTGAGCCGCTCCACCCGCGTGGTAGCACTCCAGCCAATCCATAGATCCCGGTCTTTGAGTGCATAGCTCGCCGGGCCCCACACCAACAGGGCCACCGCCTGCCCGCCTCGTTCGACCACCTGCCTCAGGTAGTCTCCCACCGGCTGCCCTGGCCCTAGATAATGCTTCTCGCGCAGCTGCTGGTCGAACCACTCCTGCTCATCGGTTGTGGCCACCCGCACCTGCAATTGCCGGTCCCCCGTTTTTGCGCTCTTCGCTTCGTCTGGTTCAGAGTTCATCCCACCCAAGCAGAAGCAAAATCGCCTCTTTCGTCTAGCCCAAAGTTACTCCGCTCATCCCCAATCACTTCCAATTGATGAGGAAAAGCCCCTGGGTTACAGCCTGGGCGGAATCAGGTTGTCGTTGAAAATCTTCCGGAACCAAAGTGATTCCATGTCCAAGTCCCTCCGCCCCTGGATCGCTCTTCTGCTGCTCGGCGTAGTCGGCTCACCACTTCCCCTGGCCTCCGCCGCATCGCCGACGCCGGCCAGTCGACCGCAGATGAACCTGCCGGCCCTCGGCGAGGAGGTGCCGATCGAGCACATTAAGGTGATTTGCGATTTCTATGGTCTCAACAAACTGTGGCGGAAAATCGAACGCGACCCGCCGATTCGTCCGTTCAAAAGCGATGGTTGCACCGGCTGGTTCGACAACTGGAAAGGCGTCAGCCTTTACCCGGCCGGCTTTCTGCACGACCTGAAATATTGGGCCGGTTACCCGGGTGAGGACGTCGAGCGCCTGGCTGCTGATGCCGAACTGATGATCGATGTCGCCCGACTGCTCAACTCGACCAGCATTGCCGAAACGATGTTTCACGGCGTCCGCATCGGCGGTACCGAAACACTCAACGCATCGTTTTCCTGGGGCTTTGGCCGTAGGCTGCTGATGCCGACCCCGCTCGCCAGCAAGCAAAGCGGCTCGCACCTCCATCCCCGTTAACGATGTCGCCTCAGCGTTATGTGGAGTCATTGCCCTTAACCCGATTTACGAACCCTTCACCTCTATGCGCATCGATTGCCACGTCCATGTCATCGGCACGGGAAAAAACGGTTCTGGCTGCTGGTACCGACCGCGAGGGCTGACGCGCATCGGCGAACCCATTCTCCTGCGCTCTATGGGCCTCCGTGCGGCAGATTTGCAGGCGAACTTCGAGTCGATCTAAGTCGAAGCCCTGCGGGCGCAACTACGCGGGACCGGGCTTAATGCCTTGGTGATTCTCGCCCAGGACGAACCCCACCGCGACGACGGCACGGTGATCGCCGACACCGGCTCCTTTTACGTGCCCAATGACTACGTACTCGGGCTCGCCCGCACCCACGCGGAATTCCTGCCCGCCGTCTCGATTCATCCCGCCCGGCCGGATGCATTAGCCGAACTGGACCGCTGCTTGGAGGGCGGGGCGGTCATGCTGAAGTGCCTGCCTAATTGCCAAAACATGGATTGGAATGACCGGCGTTACCGGCCGTTTTTGGAGCGTATGGCTGAATCCGGACTGATTCTGCTCGCGCACACCGGCAGCGAACGGACCATGCCCGTGCTGCGCCCCGACCTCGCGGCGCCCCGGGTGTTGACCCAAGCGCTTGAAATCGGCGTCACCTGTATCGCGGCGCACTGTGGCACAGGCATGATCGCGCTTGATCCCGATTATTTCGACGAGTTCGTCGCCATGACGAAACGCTACCCGAACCTTTATGGGGATAACAGCGCCCTCGCCGGCCTCAGCCTGCGCTTCCGACCCCGGCAGATGCGACGAATTCTTGAGGACGAGGAACTGGCGGCGCGCATCCTTTATGGCAGCGATTTACCCGTGCCCCCGAGCGGACTGGTGATGGCGGCTTTTGGCATGATCGAATGGGACGATTATCGGGCCTCGCGCCGCCATGTGAATCCCTTGGCGCGGGATGTGATGTTAAAGCGGGCCCTCGGATTCAGTCCGGAGAGCGAGACGCGCTTGGCGACGCTGTTGCGCACGCCACACCTGGCGCCGGGGTTACGTAAAAGATAATGAAGGGAGGGCCCGGCGGGCGTCCCCATTCAGGCTGGTCTACGGACGGCTGGGAGGAGGGATGGCCATAAAAAGGCCCGACCAGTAACGGTCGGGCCTACAACTGACACCGAACTCAATCTTCGGTTACCGGATTACGGCAGCATGGTCGCGCCCATCAGGTAACGGTCGCACTCGCGCGCGGCCGCACGGCCTTCGTTGATCGCCCAGACCACCAAGCTCTGGCCGCGGCGGCAGTCGCCCGCCGCAAACACGCCCGGCACACTCGTCGTGTGCACGTTGTGCTCCGCCTTGATGTTGCTGCGCGCATCCGCCTCCAGTCCGAGCGCCTTCAGCACCACCTGCTCCGGCCCGAGGAAGCCCATCGCCAGCAGCACCAGTTGCGCCTGACGCGTCTTCTCGGTGCCGGCCTGCTCCTGCGGCACGAACTGGCCATTGTCGTTCTTGCCCCACTTGATTTCCACCGTGACCAACGACTCAACGTGGCCGTTGGCGTCGGCGCTGAACTTTTTCACCGTGGTCAAATAGACGCGGGGGTCGGAACCGTAACGGGCGGCGGCCTCTTCCTGGCCGTAGTCCATCTTGTAGGTTTTTGGCCACTCCGGCCAGGGGTTGTCGGCCTGGCGCTCCAGCGCGGGCTTGGGCAGGATCTCGATTTGGGTAACGCTGCGGCAGCCCTGGCGCAGGGCCGAGCCCACGCAGTCGGTGCCGGTGTCGCCGCCACCGATCACGATCACGTCCTTGTCCTTGGCGCTGATCGGGCTGGTCGAGGGATCGCCGGCGAGAACCGCCTTGGTGTTGGCCGTGAGGTACTCCATCGCGAAGTGCACGCCGGTGTAGCTGCGGCCTTCGATCGGCAAATCGCGCGGCAGGGTCGCCCCGGTGGCAAACACCAGCGCGTCGAAACCCTTGCGCAGGTCAGCCACGTCGTGGGTCACGCCGATGTTGGCGTTGCACACGAAGGTGATGCCTTCCTGCTCCATCAACTGGATACGGCGCAGCACGACGTCCTTTTTATCCAACTTCATGTTGGGGATGCCGTACATGAGCAGGCCGCCCGGACGGTCGGCGCGTTCAAACACGGTGACGGTGTGGCCGGCGGCATTGAGCTGGGCGGCGGCGGACAGACCGGCGGGGCCGGAGCCGATCACGGCGACCTTTTTACCGGTGCGACTGCGGGGCGCGGTGGGGACAACCCAGCCCTCGTCCCAGCCCTTTTCGATAATCGAGTACTCGATGTTCTTGATCGTGACGGGCGGGTTGTTCAGGCCGAGCACGCAGGAGCCTTCGCAGGGCGCGGGGCAGACGCGGCCGGTGAACTCGGGGAAGTTGTTGGTCTTGTGCAGACGCTCGAGCGCCTCTTTCCACAGGCCGCGGAACACCAAGTCGTTGAACTCGGGAATGAGGTTATTGATCGGGCAACCGGAGGCCATGCCGCCGATGAGTTTGCCGGTGTGGCAGAAGGGCACGCCGCAATCCATGCAGCGGGCGCCCTGATTTTTGAGTTTCTTCTCCTCCATGTGGAGGTGGAACTCGTTCCAGTCGCGCACCCGCTCAAGCGGAGGACGGTCGGCGGGGATTTCGCGCAGGTATTCGAGGAAGCCGGTAGGTTTGCCCATGGGATGTGGAGGTCGGATTTTTAAATTTTAACGCAAAGGCGAGAAGACGCAGAAGACGCGAAGGAATGAACTCGAACTTTACGTGCTTAGCGTCTCGGCGACTTTGCGTTGAAGGGTTGTTGCTGGACTTAGTTACCGCCGACACGCGAGGTGTCGCGGGCGTTTTCTTCGAAGGCGGCCATGATGGCTTCGTCACCGGTGAGGCCCTGGGCCTGCGCGTTGGCGATACAAGCCAGCATGCGCTTGTAGTCCTTGGGCATGATCTTGACGAACTTGGGCAGCATCGCGTCCCAGTTAGCCAACACTTCGGCAGCGCGGGTGCTGCCGGTGAGGTCGGCCTGGCGCTGGATGAGCTCGCGCAGTTCGGCCTGCTCGGCGGCGGTCTCGACCTTTTCGAGGGCCACCATCGAGAGGTTGACGTTGCCCTTAAGCAGGTCGGCGTCGTCGAGCACGTAAGCTACGCCACCGGACATACCAGCGGCGAAGTTACGGCCGGTCGGCCCGAGCACCACCACGCGGCCACCGGTCATATACTCAAGGCCGTGGTCGCCCACGCCCTCGACCACCGTGGTGACACCGGAGTTGCGCACGCAGAACCGCTCGCCGGCGCGGCCACCGACGAACAGCTCACCGGCGGTCGCGCCGTAGAGAGCGACGTTACCGATGATGATGTTCTCCGAGGGCTTGAAGCCGGAGGCGGCCGGGGCGCGCACGATGATCTTGCCGCCCGAGAGGCCCTTGCCGACGTAGTCGTTGGCATCGCCTTCGAGGCGGAAGGTCATGCCCTTGGGCATGAAGGCGCCGAAGCTTTGACCAGCCGAACCGGTGAAGCGGATGTCGATGGTGTCCTCGGGCAGGCCGGCCGCGCCGTATTTACGGGTAACCTCGCTGC harbors:
- a CDS encoding DDE transposase family protein; its protein translation is MIRGHWAGVENRNHWRRDALFGEDQSRTRNVNALANLALLRSAVLRLFASFFPSSSTPSIIETLHSNPSRCLSLASNLPR
- a CDS encoding ISAs1 family transposase — encoded protein: MNSEPDEAKSAKTGDRQLQVRVATTDEQEWFDQQLREKHYLGPGQPVGDYLRQVVERGGQAVALLVWGPASYALKDRDLWIGWSATTRVERLSLIVQNRRFLLLTPKGSEPNLASQVLGLVLRELAGHWHGEFGYTPLLAETFTDPECFEGTCYKASNWTAVGTSAGYSRHRADFYVANDSPKKLWMRELKANARGCLRGADLPEEHRAGLRAAPSGTMPLRVAQMCSLLELLRTVPDPRGANTTFRIGPVLTLVAMALMAGRREIAEIARFATTLSQAQRRELCLPRKAGTKAFWSVPGYGVFYQVLTRLDPTCFAEKLSGWLAAQAGNLPLALAMDGKMIRNQVGLLTLADHEDGTPYTVAVIDQKEGTARSEQPSATQAILNGPALDEKLITADALHCQKDTARAIVERGGDYLLQLKGNQPKMHACAQACDLPGSPFLPTPNLATDASTSGS
- a CDS encoding amidohydrolase family protein, encoding MILAQDEPHRDDGTVIADTGSFYVPNDYVLGLARTHAEFLPAVSIHPARPDALAELDRCLEGGAVMLKCLPNCQNMDWNDRRYRPFLERMAESGLILLAHTGSERTMPVLRPDLAAPRVLTQALEIGVTCIAAHCGTGMIALDPDYFDEFVAMTKRYPNLYGDNSALAGLSLRFRPRQMRRILEDEELAARILYGSDLPVPPSGLVMAAFGMIEWDDYRASRRHVNPLARDVMLKRALGFSPESETRLATLLRTPHLAPGLRKR
- a CDS encoding glutamate synthase subunit beta, with product MGKPTGFLEYLREIPADRPPLERVRDWNEFHLHMEEKKLKNQGARCMDCGVPFCHTGKLIGGMASGCPINNLIPEFNDLVFRGLWKEALERLHKTNNFPEFTGRVCPAPCEGSCVLGLNNPPVTIKNIEYSIIEKGWDEGWVVPTAPRSRTGKKVAVIGSGPAGLSAAAQLNAAGHTVTVFERADRPGGLLMYGIPNMKLDKKDVVLRRIQLMEQEGITFVCNANIGVTHDVADLRKGFDALVFATGATLPRDLPIEGRSYTGVHFAMEYLTANTKAVLAGDPSTSPISAKDKDVIVIGGGDTGTDCVGSALRQGCRSVTQIEILPKPALERQADNPWPEWPKTYKMDYGQEEAAARYGSDPRVYLTTVKKFSADANGHVESLVTVEIKWGKNDNGQFVPQEQAGTEKTRQAQLVLLAMGFLGPEQVVLKALGLEADARSNIKAEHNVHTTSVPGVFAAGDCRRGQSLVVWAINEGRAAARECDRYLMGATMLP